One Nitrospira sp. DNA segment encodes these proteins:
- a CDS encoding cadherin-like beta sandwich domain-containing protein, producing MRRNHIDSGQRFVAVLISAIGLSAYGCKDSASISDEVQVPLSSLAVTPGALQPTFSGNTTDYRVDAPTSAAGVTVTATPKDSTTTMTINGIQTSAGQGRSVSLGAPGTTTTVSIALTSQTGQESTYTVAVTRLLSSDNNLSALTVEPGTLDPAFSSGTLTYTANVATDVTQVTVSATKSDSNAVLSGSIADPGVGQATGQAPILLGGPGTSTPVTITVTAPNGNSQTYSVTVNRAAPSSDNNLSVLTVTGGSLVPGFAPSTTAYTMGVPANVTSATVSATKSDSDAVMSGDVTAGTGVATGQATFLLVPLIPRTVSIIITAPNGASKAYIITIIRALL from the coding sequence GGAATCATATCGACTCTGGACAACGGTTTGTCGCCGTCCTTATCTCCGCAATCGGCTTGAGCGCCTATGGCTGCAAAGACTCCGCGTCGATCTCGGATGAAGTTCAGGTACCGCTTTCCAGCTTAGCTGTCACTCCCGGTGCCCTTCAGCCGACGTTTTCCGGCAATACTACCGACTATAGGGTCGATGCGCCGACATCCGCAGCCGGCGTTACCGTGACAGCCACTCCCAAGGACAGCACGACAACCATGACAATCAATGGGATTCAGACCTCTGCGGGGCAGGGGAGATCCGTGTCGTTAGGCGCACCGGGGACAACTACAACCGTTTCCATTGCCTTAACGTCACAGACGGGCCAGGAAAGCACCTATACCGTCGCCGTCACGAGACTCCTATCGAGCGACAACAATCTGTCGGCGCTGACGGTGGAACCAGGCACTCTGGATCCTGCCTTTTCCTCAGGAACCTTGACCTACACAGCGAATGTTGCGACCGACGTCACCCAAGTGACCGTCTCCGCGACCAAGTCCGATTCGAATGCTGTCCTGTCCGGGTCGATCGCTGATCCTGGGGTGGGGCAAGCGACCGGTCAAGCGCCCATTCTGCTCGGTGGGCCGGGGACGTCGACCCCTGTGACAATCACGGTGACCGCCCCAAATGGAAACAGCCAGACCTACAGCGTCACGGTGAACCGAGCGGCTCCCTCGAGTGACAACAATCTGTCGGTCCTGACGGTAACGGGAGGCTCCTTGGTTCCTGGTTTTGCTCCAAGCACGACCGCTTACACTATGGGCGTTCCAGCCAACGTCACTAGCGCGACGGTCTCCGCGACCAAGTCTGATTCAGACGCCGTGATGTCGGGTGACGTCACGGCTGGGACAGGGGTCGCAACAGGCCAAGCAACGTTTCTACTCGTCCCATTGATACCCAGAACTGTGTCGATCATCATCACGGCTCCGAATGGAGCCTCCAAGGCATACATCATCACCATCATCCGAGCACTCTTA